The DNA segment CTCAATGTGATTGCCGGGTTCGAGACGCCGGATGCGGGCAGGGTTGATATTCTAGGAGAAGATGTGGACGGGCGCGATCCGGCGGAGCGGCCGGTCTCGGTGATCTTCCAGGAGCATAACCTGTTTGCCCATCTCGACGTCGCTACCAATATCGGTCTCGGCATCGATCCGGCGCTGAAGCTTGGCCTCAAGGAAAAGGCAAAGATCGCGAGCGCGCTCATCCGCGTCGGGCTCGACGGTTTCGGCAAGCGTTTGCCGCCGACATTATCGGGGGGCGAGCGCCAGCGCGTGGCGCTTGCGCGCGCTCTGGTGCGCCGCAAGCCGGTGCTTCTGCTCGACGAGCCGTTTGCAGCGCTCGATCCCGGCTTGCGCGCCGGGATGATCGATCTGCTTCTCGATCTGCACCGGCAGGAAGGCCACACGATCCTGGTCATTACCCATCATCCCGACGATGTCCGGATGATGGCCGACAGCGTGCTCTTTCTCGACAAGGGCCGCATCATTCTGCACGAGCCGAAGGCGCAGTTTCTGGCGCATTCCGGCCTTGCGGCTGTCGACCGCTTTCTCGGACGGTGAGCATCGCCTGCGATGCTCTTGCCACAATTTGAACGATAGCCTGTGCGACGGCGATTTCGATGTCCCGCGCCACCCTGTTATGGGCGGCGTGGCCGGGATATCACGGGGAAACTATTTCTGTGCTGGTAAGCTAGGCATATATGGCGCGAAAGGCTACAGCAGGTCATTGCCGTAGCGGCCGCCGGACCTATTTATACGGCTGTAATGAATACTGAATTTGCACGCGTGCGAG comes from the Pararhizobium qamdonense genome and includes:
- a CDS encoding thiamine ABC transporter ATP-binding protein, whose amino-acid sequence is MPPPDTTIAVRLSDVRVRFGATQLQFDCAIGKGEIVAVTGASGSGKSTLLNVIAGFETPDAGRVDILGEDVDGRDPAERPVSVIFQEHNLFAHLDVATNIGLGIDPALKLGLKEKAKIASALIRVGLDGFGKRLPPTLSGGERQRVALARALVRRKPVLLLDEPFAALDPGLRAGMIDLLLDLHRQEGHTILVITHHPDDVRMMADSVLFLDKGRIILHEPKAQFLAHSGLAAVDRFLGR